From the Toxoplasma gondii ME49 chromosome VIIa, whole genome shotgun sequence genome, one window contains:
- a CDS encoding hypothetical protein (encoded by transcript TGME49_202890): MPFDPSRWMTQRHSHPRIGPAYQAPIPDCIRDVSESPRVPAEWLEGPCGIPNGIASKTDGSVDRGPRVHARIAGSQAAEGRCVDTRKEEKEETEEKGGKADGDEERRRRPACVAGLSEEFVSHLAGRQRRNSAGVAGGSGVRTPQEARGQPEESAGSATLLTGGDIEAAFGGLLGEGDAEVEDEDFAEKTESDSKTVLTTGRGHAQFTTWPSSGRLSGEASASTGGDALDASGTGGESSLAASLHVEISVSAQAADEEGAEFVRPPDAAEALLSVSADAHRPEQFGGDSPRQPGGQTEDETGGRFLEEKQSVNARESTARGELGSALVTEATSSEGRGGASSQLKHACEQNCGKKEGEPESKRPRLNQEEGGEGEYA; this comes from the coding sequence ATGCCGTTCGATCCCAGTCGCTGGATGACGCAGCGGCACTCGCACCCGCGCATAGGTCCCGCCTACCAAGCGCCGATTCCGGATTGCATCAGAGATGTTTCTGAGTCTCCCCGTGTGCCCGCTGAGTGGCTAGAAGGCCCGTGCGGCATTCCCAACGGCATCGCGAGCAAAACCGACGGTTCCGTCGACCGCGGACCGCGCGTGCACGCTCGCATCGCAGGCAGTCAAGCAGCCGAAGGTCGGTGCGTGGACaccagaaaagaagaaaaggaagagacagaagagaaaggagggaaggcagacggagacgaggaacgtcgaagaagacctgcatgcgtcgcggGACTCTCGGAGGAGTTCGTATCTCACCTTGCCGGCCGGCAACGAAGAAACTCGGCCGGAGTCGCTGGTGgctcaggtgtacgtacacctcaaGAGGCTCGCGGACAGCCAGAAGAGTCGGCGGGCAGCGCGACACTTTTGACCGGAGGCGACATTGAAGCGGCTTTCGGCGGCCTTTTGGGTGAGGGTGATGCAGAGGTTGAGGATGAGGACTTTGCGGAGAAGACCGAGTCCGACTCTAAAACGGTTCTCACTACAGGGCGCGGACACGCGCAGTTCACGACTTGGCCGAGCTCTGGTCGGTTGTCAGGAGAAGCCTCTGCATCGACAGGGGGAGATGCTCTGGACGCGTCAGGAACTGGAGGGGAGTCTTCGTTGGCCGCTTCTTTGCACGTGGAGATCAGTGTCTCGGCACAAGCTgctgacgaagaaggagcagagtTTGTGAGACCGCCGGACGCGGCGGAagcgcttctttctgtttcggCGGATGCGCACCGTCCAGAGCAGTTCGGTGGGGATTCACCGCGTCAACCAGGAGGTCAGACTGAAGATGAAACGGGAGGAAGGTTcctcgaagagaagcaaagcgTCAACGCGCGTGAGTCAACAGCACGAGGCGAGCTTGGGAGTGCTCTCGTCACAGAGGCAACGTCTTCAGAAGGAAGGGGAGGCGCCAGTTCGCAACTGAAGCATGCATGTGAACAGAACTGCGgcaaaaaggaaggagagccAGAATCGAAGCGGCCGAGGCTCAACCAGGAGGAGGGAGGTGAAGGTGAATATGCGTGA
- a CDS encoding zinc carboxypeptidase superfamily protein (encoded by transcript TGME49_202910~Signal peptide predicted by SignalP 2.0 HMM (probability 0.941) with cleavage site probability 0.873 at residue 22) yields MKCVPGLAVIAGTFVAMLRASAELPHYYHTTPQLKEEVEKLGKDCDGFSVHHEPIGNDHTIEFVTVSRASGTRDRFFLLAGEHSRELISAESALHFLQVLCERETKLAEKAGKVLQHTNIQVVVNGNPVSRAKVEAGDFCLRGNENNVDLNRNWGDHWNSAAANAETSPGNKAFSEPETQAFAKAVTSFKPHIFLSVHSGTLGMYMPWAFSAEEPARNEQAMESVLKEVDEKFCRCPYGAAGKEVGYQSSGTCLDFVYDKLKTPLSFAVEVCNLPRASDFHFKSNIVRFTPTPTDKLSSIKHGRRKSSFWIPTQTSVD; encoded by the exons ATGAAGTGCGTCCCTGGGCTGGCTGTCATCGCTGGCACTTTTGTGGCGATGCTAAGGGCGTCCGCCGAGTTGCCACACTACTACCATACTACGCCCCAACTCAAAGAAGAGGTGGAGAAATTAGGGAAGGACTGCGACGGATTTAGTGTCCACCATGAGCCGATCGGCAACGACCACACTATTGAGTTTGTTACTGTCTCACGTGCAAGCGGAACTCGAGACAGATTCTTCCTGCTGGCGGGTGAACACTCAAGGGAATTAATTTCGGCGGAAAGCGCCCTGCACTTTCTCCAGG TCCTAtgtgaaagagaaacgaagctggcagagaaagcaggaaaagTGCTTCAGCACACAAACATCCAAGTTGTCGTGAACGGAAATCCGGTGTCCCGGGCGAAGGTGGAGGCGGGTGATTTCTGT CtgcgaggaaacgagaatAACGTCGACTTAAACCGCAACTGGGGAG ATCACTGGAACTCTGCAGCGGCAAACGCGGAGACAAGTCCGGGCAATAAAGCTTTCTCTG AGCCTGAGACGcaagcatttgccaaagcTGTCACGTCGTTCAAGCCACACATCTTCCTTTCGGTTCATTCAG GCACCTTAGGGATGTACATGCCGTGGGCcttttctgcagaagaacCAGCACGGAATGAGCAAGCAATGGA GTCTGTTTTGAAGGAGGTTGACGAGAAGTTCTGTCGCTGTCCCTACG GAGCAGCAGGGAAAGAAGTCGGGTACCAGAGTTCTGGTACTTGCCTCGACTTTGTGTATGACAAGCTAAAGACGCCCTTGTCGTTTGCGGTAGAGGTGTGCAACTTGCCGAGGGCCTCCGATTTTCACTTCAAGTCAAACATCGTCAGATTTACGCCCACCCCAACAGACAAGCTGAGCTCCATAAAGCatggaagaaggaaatcaAGTTTTTGGATCCCCACTCAGACTTCAGTGGATTAG
- a CDS encoding zinc finger (CCCH type) motif-containing protein (encoded by transcript TGME49_202900), which produces MEDPVSVESSVSASQVAESSRPVSFRGKSVSPSDSGGHRTQDKRRNRHSRAPLYCAELVKSNGPAVATGTGNEPDGSRAPRSSKESQTRAVDMCGVNEVVELVIGGHIFFASESTLRRSKTLQQLLQKVSVKQSQGSGESCKTGNRVPESECNQLSSCFSEGGYSLADVSATAEPGPTTSPSVRSVFVDRDPYRFSFVLDYLRNGQLDVRETSDGQKVYREALALGNPSGGSGDFSGNVHYRGCRVGDSDEKRDGAFNSACLSLVSLRCEFDYFGIDWPSRCLRCEVLFDPSRCQQLSADSVDPSGYALGLQHDVSDNDPSASTVGQTSSTSAAFPPARGDGGPEVKCYYHPGELIEIDLSSSECGDTGARKKALERQRAERRKLLYYTCCNRREDAIGCQAGAHLSEEEALARALRRRSPPTASCGAHEDGGRLLRTAAASTGDLGCDKSVLETETVECGGESETAKQVAVQQSIAIAMSACETAAFRRMQKEHGACFSPEDGANCGSGHADGQWRAPARCDITLRCDAAEKREAGAPEPQNSWPSGAKSSPSNPESSLCRADSLSCSGADFAGGSPYAASGLQMPQYPGASVCSTSSPGVGYLLTVQYSQQTAQGAAVWSGGPDASPPSSVSADPQHGGFPGAYLPAYSVGVARPERTSPGANNSASMTLYSQPAAPRYQIGSSVPPLVSSSWACPFYYVPGPSVPPSSAHGVTNLLLAPQQSQSEPAQLLHHQMNAQQASLYAWEAIAASGAPMQAAKPHDSRVMCGLAAAPKKPAGGAFFCPWQEPPSEALSQGASTAGCSWPQEQHGHHQQCLVQEPQFLHLPFQQPHDVPSMPSAVRTSQATPPEAAARSEVVEQLGDSPRLHDAERQRRTGEIAPREGDTDEKGRSLQSDPEGERDTSRRPLSSMDSSEEMGSESPAGAGGGAAKSAGESHGLSLTQGGVSPGAGGLGGESRSDASHSSSRRRRTGRAGASKRHQANACTSEGREESQGQMDYQAETCVVSQEDYGLPAEASEPCCQKRLEETRTPSCESPTARKKEVDVLCRDKKQGTNRPGRANRRTPDCAVFGSWQSTDIEDTPTLDCGAAAAGDAPEKSLTVEVFQNQHERCTCEAADASAWDRICSTGGLESPLASRCTRVTNAEDECCGFPDSGIGCNQVSASAAAPKGACSAHGSGASGKGSCAMNPLFKTKMCPLLKAGLCPKTARRCKFAHALQELRPTAEFYKTQMCSFWMMGFCRAGISCRHAHGEDELKVRPIGESRPLVEGRKVGDRRLPASNDALETSANSTSQLRP; this is translated from the exons ATGGAGGACCCCGTAAGTGTTGAgtcctccgtttctgcttcgcagGTAGCAGAGTCGAGCCGGCCAGTGTCGTTTCGTGGTAAGAGCGTTTCGCCATCCGATTCTGGAGGCCACCGAACTCAAGACAAGCGAAGGAATCGCCATTCACGGGCCCCATTGTACTGCGCCGAGCTAGTAAAGTCAAACGGCCCTGCCGTCGCCACCGGAACAGGAAATGAGCCCGATGGTTCGAGAGCGCCGCGAAGTTCGAAGGAAAGCCAGACTCGCGCGGTTGACATGTGCGGTGTAAATGAGGTTGTGGAGCTGGTAATCGGTGGCCATATCTTCTTCGCATCTGAGTCTACTCTTCGCCGTTCTAAAACTCTACAACAACTCCTCCAAAAAGTGTCTGTCAAACAATCACAAGGCAGCGGAGAGTCGTGTAAGACCGGGAACCGGGTGCCGGAATCCGAATGTAACCAGTTATCCTCTTGTTTTTCGGAAGGAGGCTACTCCCTGGCTGATGTCAGTGCCACTGCCGAACCAGGACCGACCACCAGTCCCAGCGTTAGAAGCGTTTTCGTTGATCGTGACCCTTACCGTTTCAGTTTTGTTTTGGACTATCTTCGGAATGGCCAACTGGATGTACGGGAGACCAGCGACGGGCAGAAAGTTTATAGGGAGGCGCTGGCACTTGGCAATCCCTCGGGTGGAAGCGGAGACTTTTCAGGCAATGTTCACTATCGTGGGTGTCGTGTGGGCGACTCCGATGAGAAGCGCGATGGTGCTTTCAACTCTGCGTGCCTGTCTCTTGTCAGCTTACGTTGTGAGTTTGATTACTTTGGTATCGACTGGCCTAGCCGCTGTTTGCGCTGTGAAGTTTTATTTGACCCGTCGCGTTGTCAGCAGTTGTCCGCAGATTCCGTTGACCCCAGTGGATATGCGCTAGGTTTGCAGCATGATGTGTCAGATAACGACCCCTCTGCTTCGACAGTTGGACAGACATCCAGCACATCGGCAGCGTTTCCACCAGCAAGAGGGGATGGCGGTCCAGAGGTGAAGTGCTACTACCACCCAGGTGAACTGATTGAGATCGACCTTTCCTCCTCCGAGTGTGGCGACACTGGTGCTCGTAAAAAAGCACTGGAGCGCCAGAGAGCCGAACGCAGGAAGCTCCTCTATTACACATGCTGCAACCGACGCGAAGATGCAATCGGGTGCCAGGCGGGGGCGCACCTgagtgaggaagaagctctAGCCAGGGCACTTCGACGCCGAAGTCCACCGACGGCTAGCTGCGGTGCCCATGAGGACGGAGGGAGGCTTCTAAGAACGGCAGCGGCCTCCACTGGCGACCTTGGTTGCGACAAATCGGTTTTAGAAACTGAGACTGTGGAGTGcggtggagagagcgagactgCGAAGCAAGTCGCTGTGCAACAATCCATCGCCATAGCGATGTCCGCATGCGAGACTGCGGCGttcaggcgcatgcagaaagaacACGGGGCATGTTTCTCGCCCGAGGACGGGGCTAACTGTGGCAGCGGCCATGCCGACGGACAATGGCGGGCACCAGCTCGTTGCGATATTACCTTGAGGTGCGACGCcgcggagaagcgagaagctgGAGCGCCCGAGCCACAAAACTCGTGGCCGAGTGGGGCCAAATCCTCTCCGAGCAATCCAGAATCCTCGTTATGCCGTGCAGACTCTTTAAGCTGTTCAGGAGCGGACTTTGCGGGTGGATCTCCGTATGCGGCTTCGGGATTACAGATGCCACAGTACCCCGGGGCGTCTGTCTGTTCAACATCTTCGCCTGGTGTGGGGTACCTTCTGACCGTGCAATACTCACAGCAGACAGCTCAGGGAGCGGCTGTCTGGTCCGGTGGTCCCGATGCCAGTCCCCCTTCGAGCGTATCTGCCGACCCGCAGCATGGTGGCTTTCCGGGTGCCTATCTTCCGGCGTACTCCGTAGGCGTGGCACGGCCGGAACGAACTTCGCCGGGAGCAAACAATTCGGCGTCAATGACGCTGTACAGCCAGCCTGCGGCACCTCGTTACCAAATCGGGTCATCTGTGCCGCCTCTGGTGTCCTCGTCGTGGGCATGTCCGTTCTACTATGTCCCAGGACCTTCGGTGCCACCAAGCAGCGCTCACGGCGTCACGAATCTTCTGCTTGCGCCCCAGCAATCGCAGTCCGAGCCTGCGCAGTTGCTCCATCACCAGATGAATGCGCAGCAGGCTTCCCTGTATGCGTGGGAGGCTATCGCGGCTTCTGGAGCTCCGATGCAGGCCGCGAAGCCGCACGACTCTCGTGTGATGTGTGGGCTAGCCGCTGCACCGAAGAAACCCGCAGGCGGCGCATTTTTTTGTCCATGGCAAGAGCCGCCATCGGAGGCTCTGAGTCAAGGCGCATCCACGGCCGGGTGTTCCTGGCCTCAAGAACAGCACGGCCACCATCAGCAGTGCCTCGTCCAGGAGCCTCAGTTTCTGCACCTTCCGTTCCAACAGCCCCACGATGTCCCCTCCATGCCATCGGCAGTAAGGACATCGCAGGCCACGCCTCCAGAGGCTGCGGCGCGGAGTGAGGTTGTGGAGCAACTGGGAGATTCGCCGAGACTTCACGACgccgagaggcagaggcgaacTGGCGAAATAGCTCCCCGGGAGGGCGACACCGACGAAAAAGGGCGTTCTCTGCAGAGTGACCCGGAAGGCGAGCGGGACACGAGCAGGCGTCCACTCAGTAGCATGGATTCTTCGGAGGAGATGGGCTCTGAGTCGCCTGCAGGGGCTGGTGGTGGCGCAGCAAAGAGTGCAGGAGAGTCCCATGGATTAAGCCTGACTCAAGGGGGGGTGTCCCCTGGGGCAGGTGGCCTAGGCGGCGAATCGCGCTCGGATGCCAGCCACTCAAGTTCGCGCCGGAGAAGGACAGGGAGAGCTGGGGCCAGCAAGCGACATCAAGCGAACGCGTGCACCAGCGAGGGAAGGGAGGAGTCTCAGGGCCAGATGGATTACCAGGCGGAAACATGCGTTGTGAGTCAAGAGGACTACGGTCTTCCTGCAGAGGCCTCCGAACCTTGTTGCCAGAAGAGAttggaggaaacgagaacgCCTTCGTGTGAGTCTCCGACAGCtaggaagaaggaagtggaCGTGCTGTGCCGTGACAAGAAACAGGGGACGAACCGACCAGGACGAGCCAACAGACGCACTCCAGACTGTGCTGTGTTTGGGTCTTGGCAGAGCACAGATATTGAAGACACTCCAACGCTCGATTGTGGCGCGGCCGCTGCCGGCGATGCACCCGAAAAGAGTTTGACAGTTGAAGTCTTTCAGAATCAGCATGAGAGGTGCACCTGCGAAGCGGCAGATGCATCCGCGTGGGATCGCATTTGCTCGACAGGCGGCCTTGAATCTCCACTCGCCAGCCGCTGCACGCGCGTAACGAATGCCGAGGATGAATGCTGTGGATTTCCAGATAGTGGCATCGGCTGCAACCAGGTCTCCGCCAGCGCTGCAGCACCAAAGGGCGCATGCTCTGCGCATGGCAGTGGGGCCTCCGGGAAGGGAAGCTGTGCAATGAATCCCCTGTTCAAGACCAAAATGTGTCCGCTGCTTAAGGCGGGGTTGTGCCCAAA GACGGCTCGACGCTGCAAGTTCGCGCATGCTCTGCAGGAGCTGCGACCGACAGCCGAGTTCTACAAGACCCAGATGTGCAGTTTCTGGATGATGGGATTTTGCCGGGCGGGCATCAGCTGCCGCCACGCTcatggagaagacgaactgAAAGTGCGCCCGATAGGCGAGTCGCGGCCTCTAGTGGAGGGGCGCAAAGTAGGTGACAGGCGCCTGCCCGCAAGCAATGATGCACTAGAGACAAGTGCCAACTCCACGTCGCAGCTTCGTCCGTGA